The following proteins are co-located in the Microbacterium sp. Clip185 genome:
- a CDS encoding ABC transporter substrate-binding protein: protein MTSASVRPRRAAAVAAGLAAALALTACAAGGTADTPREGGTLVYATGDAEPTCLDPHVGGNYPQALISTQYLEPLVGRGTDGAITPWLAESWQVSDDGLTWDFTLRDGLTFTDGTPVDAAAIKTNIEHLKDPDTASSTGYLAVAKVTDVEVVDATHARFHLATPDSALLESLSQQWTAIESPAGIARGQEENCKAPIGTGPFVVDSWTPQESVHLVRNENYASPGPEAQHDGPAYLDAIEWRFIPDAATRQAALLSGEVQVIDNPQPDAIVAAENSTDTTHIDAPRPGSVNRIELNTGQAPFDDIRVREAFVRAADPDPGIAALYQGTVTRSFSPLASTEPVAVSDESLFTTDTARAEELLDEAGWTTRDADGVRTKNGARLSVRFPVSTNQSVAAEQSLFEQIQANAGAVGFDVQITPLDLSGWYAALGAKEYEAVSAPYTKVGPDVLRILYDSDGIVPAPSGYFANHAQLSDPALDALLEQASAASDDGQRADLYAQAQHIILDSYAILPLYDQQNHFLVRGASGVTTLGTVATPTFIDTRLNG, encoded by the coding sequence ATGACCTCTGCATCTGTTCGCCCTCGCCGCGCCGCAGCCGTGGCCGCGGGCCTCGCCGCGGCCCTCGCCCTCACGGCCTGCGCGGCTGGAGGCACCGCCGACACGCCACGCGAGGGCGGGACCCTGGTCTACGCCACCGGCGACGCCGAGCCCACGTGCCTCGACCCCCACGTCGGCGGCAACTACCCGCAGGCGCTCATTTCGACGCAGTACCTGGAGCCTCTCGTCGGCCGCGGGACCGACGGCGCGATCACACCGTGGCTCGCCGAGTCGTGGCAGGTCAGCGACGACGGTCTGACCTGGGATTTCACTCTCCGCGATGGACTGACCTTCACCGACGGCACGCCCGTCGACGCAGCGGCCATCAAGACCAACATCGAGCACCTGAAGGATCCCGACACGGCATCCAGCACGGGTTATCTGGCCGTCGCGAAGGTCACCGATGTCGAGGTCGTCGACGCGACCCACGCGCGCTTCCACCTCGCAACCCCCGACTCCGCGCTCCTGGAGTCGCTCAGCCAGCAGTGGACCGCGATCGAATCGCCCGCGGGGATCGCGCGCGGGCAGGAGGAGAACTGCAAGGCGCCCATCGGCACAGGCCCCTTCGTCGTCGACTCCTGGACGCCGCAGGAGTCGGTGCACCTCGTCCGCAATGAGAACTACGCCTCCCCCGGCCCCGAGGCACAGCACGACGGACCCGCCTACCTCGACGCGATCGAGTGGCGGTTCATCCCGGATGCCGCGACGCGGCAGGCCGCGCTGCTCTCGGGCGAGGTGCAGGTCATCGACAATCCGCAGCCCGATGCCATCGTCGCGGCGGAGAACTCGACCGACACGACGCACATCGACGCACCGCGCCCCGGCTCCGTGAACCGCATCGAGCTGAACACGGGCCAGGCGCCGTTCGACGACATCCGCGTGCGCGAGGCCTTCGTCCGCGCTGCGGACCCCGACCCGGGCATCGCGGCGCTCTACCAGGGCACGGTCACGCGCTCCTTCTCGCCGCTGGCAAGCACGGAGCCCGTCGCCGTCAGCGATGAGTCGCTCTTCACGACCGACACGGCGCGTGCCGAAGAGCTGCTCGACGAGGCCGGCTGGACCACCCGGGATGCGGACGGCGTCCGCACGAAGAACGGGGCGCGCCTGAGCGTGCGCTTCCCCGTCAGCACCAATCAGTCGGTAGCGGCGGAGCAGTCGCTCTTCGAGCAGATCCAGGCGAACGCCGGCGCCGTCGGCTTCGACGTCCAGATCACGCCGCTGGATCTGTCGGGATGGTACGCCGCACTCGGAGCGAAGGAGTACGAGGCGGTCAGCGCGCCGTACACGAAGGTGGGACCCGACGTGCTGCGCATCCTCTACGACTCCGACGGCATCGTCCCCGCGCCCAGCGGCTACTTCGCCAACCACGCCCAGCTGTCCGATCCGGCTCTGGATGCGCTCCTCGAGCAGGCGTCGGCGGCATCCGATGATGGACAGCGTGCCGACCTGTACGCCCAGGCGCAGCACATCATCCTCGACAGCTACGCCATCCTCCCGCTCTACGACCAGCAGAACCACTTCCTGGTGCGCGGCGCGAGCGGGGTCACGACGCTGGGCACGGTGGCGACACCGACCTTCATCGACACCCGCCTGAACGGCTGA
- a CDS encoding ABC transporter permease, producing MRILRWVAARVGSALLVVWLVATVVFFALRASGDPLEAILGGPGSQAGPDTVAAATRTYALDQPLIVQYLLQLGRIATLQLGDSYARKQPVAELIAAQLPSTLLLATLALLVAWMLALIGAVIATVARGRAARVVSTVLRSVETIATVMPQFWLGAVLILLFAATWRVLPATSVGADPAGLVLPVITLAVPIAGFLAQVMRDSLAAADTAPFATTARSRGASDVRVLLRHTLRHAALPALALSGWAYGSLLSGAVVVEALFARPGLGRLLIDAATARDVPLVIGAVVVVALIYVIVVVLTDAAELLVDPRLRGRRPRSLRAPTVAVGA from the coding sequence GTGCGGATCCTTCGCTGGGTGGCGGCGCGCGTCGGATCGGCGCTGCTTGTCGTGTGGCTCGTCGCCACCGTGGTGTTCTTCGCACTGCGCGCCTCCGGCGATCCCCTCGAGGCGATCCTCGGCGGTCCGGGTTCACAGGCCGGGCCCGACACTGTTGCGGCGGCGACCCGCACCTACGCGCTCGACCAGCCGCTGATCGTGCAGTACCTGCTGCAGCTGGGCCGGATCGCCACCTTGCAGCTCGGCGACTCGTACGCCAGGAAGCAGCCCGTCGCGGAGCTCATCGCCGCGCAACTGCCCTCGACACTCCTGCTCGCAACCCTGGCTCTGCTGGTGGCGTGGATGCTGGCGCTGATCGGAGCGGTCATCGCCACCGTCGCGAGGGGCCGCGCGGCGCGGGTCGTGTCCACGGTGCTGCGCTCCGTCGAGACGATCGCCACCGTGATGCCGCAGTTCTGGCTCGGCGCCGTGCTCATCCTGCTGTTCGCCGCGACCTGGCGTGTGCTGCCCGCAACGAGTGTCGGTGCCGATCCCGCGGGGCTCGTGCTCCCGGTCATCACCCTCGCGGTTCCGATCGCCGGCTTCCTCGCGCAGGTCATGCGCGACTCACTCGCCGCGGCCGACACCGCCCCCTTCGCGACGACGGCGCGCAGCCGCGGCGCATCGGATGTGCGGGTGCTGCTGCGGCACACACTGCGGCACGCCGCACTGCCCGCCCTGGCCCTCTCCGGATGGGCCTACGGCAGCCTGCTCTCCGGAGCGGTCGTGGTCGAAGCCCTCTTCGCGCGCCCAGGTCTCGGACGCCTACTCATCGACGCGGCAACCGCCCGCGACGTGCCGCTCGTGATCGGCGCCGTCGTCGTGGTCGCGCTCATCTACGTCATCGTGGTCGTGCTGACGGATGCGGCGGAACTCCTCGTCGATCCCCGCCTTCGCGGTCGGCGACCACGGTCGCTGCGCGCACCGACCGTGGCGGTCGGCGCATGA
- a CDS encoding ABC transporter permease — protein MSTAAPMRVRRGVLRTFASSWGAAGVTALVGLAVLVVAIVWPGLLAPGDPLAIAPAEAFRPPSPAHLFGTDESGRDLYTRVVHGAAASAGVGAAATAIGVGAGLLLGFIAGLGPRWLDAALSRIIEVLFSLPTLVMALLLVAVAGPGTTASVVAIGLATTPGYARMLRAQVRQVARSGYVEYARLEQAGPVRIVLRHIAPNALWPLVSVATLGVGQAIVWVSALSFLGLGALPPSPEWGAMLNAGRVYIGSAWWLTVFPGLAIVATAAVLTAIGRRLAGGVRR, from the coding sequence ATGAGTACCGCAGCCCCGATGCGGGTGCGGCGAGGCGTTCTGAGGACATTCGCGTCCTCATGGGGTGCGGCAGGCGTCACGGCGCTGGTCGGACTCGCCGTGCTGGTCGTGGCCATCGTCTGGCCTGGGCTTCTGGCTCCGGGCGACCCGCTCGCGATCGCCCCGGCCGAGGCGTTCCGCCCGCCGAGCCCCGCGCACCTGTTCGGAACCGACGAGTCGGGGCGCGATCTGTACACGCGCGTCGTCCACGGCGCCGCCGCATCCGCAGGTGTCGGTGCCGCCGCCACGGCGATCGGAGTGGGGGCCGGCCTTCTGCTCGGCTTCATCGCCGGCCTCGGCCCACGGTGGCTGGATGCGGCGCTGTCGCGCATCATCGAGGTGCTCTTCTCCCTCCCGACACTCGTCATGGCCCTTCTGCTCGTGGCTGTGGCGGGCCCGGGGACGACGGCGTCGGTGGTGGCGATAGGCCTCGCGACCACACCGGGTTACGCGCGGATGCTGCGCGCACAAGTGCGGCAGGTCGCCCGCAGCGGGTACGTCGAGTACGCGCGCCTCGAACAGGCCGGACCGGTCCGCATCGTCCTCCGGCATATCGCACCCAACGCGCTCTGGCCGCTCGTGTCGGTCGCGACCCTCGGCGTCGGGCAGGCGATCGTGTGGGTCTCGGCGCTCAGCTTCCTCGGACTCGGAGCGCTCCCGCCCTCCCCGGAGTGGGGCGCGATGCTCAACGCCGGGCGTGTCTACATCGGCAGCGCCTGGTGGCTGACGGTCTTCCCGGGACTTGCGATCGTCGCAACGGCCGCCGTGCTCACCGCGATCGGGCGGCGCCTGGCCGGCGGGGTGCGCCGATGA
- a CDS encoding ATP-binding cassette domain-containing protein, translating into MSGLHVTGLRVTLPGTDDVLRGVDLEVNPGEIVAVVGSSGAGKSVLARTLLGFTQEQAGASVSASRFEVAGHDMRRARRRDWREMRGRDVALVLQDALQSLDPLRTIEAEVGETLALHRMPRPLRRARVVQALADAGLADPETLLHRRSGELSGGMRQRALIASALVGGADILIADEPTTALDATVAVHVLDLLARIRDEGRAVLLISHDLAAVARVADRMAILERGVVVESGPTAHVLSEPRHEVTRALLAATPRGPKTVAAQPAGRALLSAAGVGRAYGSVTALTDVELRIAAGEVVGVVGASGSGKTTLARLLVGAEHPDTGTITLGTPAPRIRLVPQDPLGSFDPRWSVERILKSSSRPPSPAPWELLEAVELDVALLHRRPATLSGGQRQRVAIARALAASPDLLVCDEPVSALDVATQAGILELILALPAKTGTAVVFISHDLAVVRRVSDRVLVMSAGRVVEEGPTEAVFTGAQHPFTRELIAAASAAPGE; encoded by the coding sequence ATGAGCGGGCTGCACGTCACGGGGCTGCGGGTCACACTTCCGGGCACCGATGATGTGCTGCGCGGCGTCGACCTGGAGGTGAACCCGGGCGAGATCGTCGCCGTCGTCGGCTCCTCCGGCGCAGGAAAGTCCGTTCTGGCGCGAACGCTGCTGGGTTTCACGCAGGAGCAGGCCGGCGCCTCGGTCTCCGCATCGCGCTTCGAGGTCGCGGGCCACGACATGCGGCGCGCGCGGCGGCGCGACTGGCGAGAGATGCGGGGGCGGGACGTCGCGCTCGTGCTGCAAGACGCCCTCCAGTCGCTGGACCCGCTGCGAACGATCGAGGCCGAGGTCGGCGAGACGCTCGCGCTGCACCGGATGCCCCGACCGCTCCGACGCGCGCGCGTCGTACAAGCCCTCGCCGACGCGGGGCTCGCGGATCCGGAGACGCTGCTGCATCGTCGCTCGGGCGAGCTCTCCGGAGGGATGCGTCAGCGCGCCCTCATCGCCTCTGCACTGGTGGGAGGCGCGGACATCCTCATCGCCGACGAGCCCACGACCGCCCTGGACGCCACAGTGGCCGTGCACGTGCTGGACCTTCTCGCGCGTATCCGCGACGAGGGACGAGCCGTCCTGCTGATCAGCCACGACCTCGCGGCCGTCGCCCGCGTCGCCGACCGGATGGCCATTCTCGAGCGCGGCGTCGTGGTCGAGTCGGGTCCGACCGCTCACGTGCTCTCCGAGCCGCGCCACGAGGTGACCCGGGCACTTCTCGCCGCGACGCCGCGCGGACCGAAGACGGTCGCCGCACAGCCCGCGGGCCGCGCGCTGCTGAGCGCGGCGGGCGTGGGGCGCGCGTATGGCTCTGTGACCGCCCTCACGGATGTCGAGCTCCGCATCGCCGCGGGCGAGGTCGTCGGAGTGGTCGGCGCGTCCGGTTCAGGAAAGACGACCCTGGCGCGACTTCTGGTGGGAGCCGAGCACCCTGACACCGGGACGATCACGCTCGGAACGCCCGCACCCCGCATCCGGCTCGTCCCGCAGGACCCGTTGGGCAGCTTCGATCCCCGCTGGAGTGTCGAGCGCATTCTGAAGAGCTCGTCCCGTCCGCCCTCCCCCGCTCCATGGGAGCTCCTCGAAGCAGTGGAACTCGACGTAGCGCTCCTTCATCGGCGTCCGGCGACGCTGTCGGGCGGACAGCGTCAGCGGGTGGCGATCGCGCGGGCTCTCGCCGCCTCCCCCGATCTGCTCGTGTGCGACGAGCCCGTCTCGGCGCTGGACGTCGCGACGCAGGCCGGCATCCTCGAGCTCATCCTCGCTCTGCCGGCGAAGACCGGAACGGCCGTCGTCTTCATCTCGCACGACCTTGCCGTCGTCAGGCGGGTCAGTGACCGTGTCCTGGTGATGTCCGCCGGCCGCGTCGTCGAGGAAGGCCCGACCGAGGCGGTTTTCACCGGCGCACAGCACCCCTTCACGCGCGAGCTGATCGCCGCGGCGTCCGCTGCACCCGGGGAGTGA
- a CDS encoding DUF2004 domain-containing protein — protein MAIEHDFFGLLESGPDGSIFWSENVEFGDQSVTVDLTAPDQEDVSVAALDVAASLISSLEQLDLLARNAMIGELDDRTSEVTEYILQQQDTFGDDITDLLVDISGDVHVDVIRSLQLTSMTILADEHGGTDPFAVLEYALDADATDDVLLVNLDSDGAVISVTSAD, from the coding sequence ATGGCGATCGAACACGACTTCTTCGGACTTCTGGAATCCGGACCCGACGGGTCCATCTTCTGGTCCGAGAACGTCGAGTTCGGCGACCAGAGCGTCACGGTCGATCTGACGGCTCCCGACCAGGAGGACGTGTCCGTGGCGGCCCTGGATGTCGCCGCCTCCCTGATCTCCTCGCTCGAGCAGCTCGACCTGCTCGCCCGCAACGCCATGATCGGCGAACTGGATGACCGCACCAGCGAGGTGACGGAGTACATCCTGCAGCAGCAGGACACCTTCGGAGACGACATCACCGACCTCCTCGTCGACATCTCCGGCGATGTCCACGTCGACGTCATCCGTTCGCTCCAGCTGACCAGCATGACGATCCTCGCCGATGAGCACGGGGGGACGGATCCGTTCGCCGTGCTCGAGTACGCGCTCGACGCGGACGCGACCGACGACGTGCTCCTGGTGAATCTCGACTCGGACGGCGCGGTGATCTCCGTCACGAGCGCCGACTGA
- the ftsY gene encoding signal recognition particle-docking protein FtsY, with the protein MAERSWSLGRALRGMFVKPVIDESTWEDLETALLTADFGPDVTERLIDELREKVDRYRTTDPKDLQRMLRETLEEHFAKFDSTLRLTERPAVVLVVGVNGVGKTTTIGKFANFLRRYDRSVVVGAADTFRAAAVDQLATWAERGGASIVRPQQEGQDPASVAFQTVAHAIETGTEIVLVDTAGRLHTKGGLMDELGKIKRVIEKQAPISEVLLVLDATTGQNGLMQAEAFLEQAGVTGLVLTKLDGSAKGGFVLAVQERTGIPVKLLGQGEGIGDLTGFTPHVFVEQLVS; encoded by the coding sequence ATGGCCGAGAGATCGTGGTCGCTGGGGCGTGCCCTGCGAGGGATGTTCGTCAAGCCCGTCATCGACGAGAGCACGTGGGAGGACCTCGAGACGGCTCTGCTCACGGCGGACTTCGGGCCCGATGTGACCGAGCGTCTGATCGACGAACTGCGCGAGAAGGTCGACCGCTACCGCACGACCGATCCGAAGGACCTCCAGCGGATGCTGCGAGAGACCCTCGAGGAGCACTTCGCGAAGTTCGACTCCACGCTCCGGCTCACCGAACGCCCGGCCGTCGTCCTCGTCGTCGGCGTCAACGGCGTGGGCAAGACGACCACGATCGGCAAGTTCGCCAACTTCCTGCGCCGATACGACCGCTCGGTCGTCGTCGGTGCTGCCGACACCTTCCGCGCCGCCGCCGTCGACCAGCTGGCGACGTGGGCCGAGCGTGGGGGAGCATCGATCGTGCGTCCGCAGCAGGAGGGGCAGGATCCCGCATCCGTCGCCTTCCAGACCGTCGCACACGCGATCGAGACGGGCACTGAAATCGTCCTCGTCGATACCGCCGGGCGCCTCCACACCAAGGGCGGGCTCATGGACGAGCTGGGCAAGATCAAGCGCGTCATCGAGAAGCAGGCGCCGATCAGCGAGGTGCTCCTCGTGCTCGACGCGACGACGGGCCAGAACGGTCTGATGCAGGCCGAGGCGTTTCTCGAGCAGGCGGGGGTCACGGGGCTCGTGCTCACCAAACTCGACGGTTCGGCCAAGGGCGGATTCGTCCTCGCGGTGCAGGAGCGCACCGGCATCCCGGTGAAGCTCCTCGGCCAGGGTGAGGGCATCGGCGACCTCACGGGATTCACGCCCCACGTCTTCGTGGAGCAGCTCGTCTCCTGA